In Panicum virgatum strain AP13 chromosome 5K, P.virgatum_v5, whole genome shotgun sequence, the genomic window TAGATTGTGAGATCGTGTCCATAGTAACTCCCTGaccctccatccagttcatacccaatataatatctatcctttgggttggtaaCATTATCAGGGCCGTAAGAAAAAAATTTCCTTGCAACTGTAGGGGTACTTGCTTAACAAACTGATTGGTGATTAACTTTCCCCCAGGCGAATGAATATGGTATGGCTTGGGCATGCTTTCTATTTTTAATCCCAGTCTAACAACACACCCCTTTCTAATAAAGGTATGAGACGCccctgaatcaaataatactgtaacgggttgttcatttactgagaacgtacccaccatcactggagctccctcaggaatacactcgagggtggtgtagtgcacttgccccCGCTTGAAGTGGGCCACACTATGCTTCTGACCCTGCTGGCTCAATTGCTGGCCTTGCTTGGGTGGCATTGGGCAGTTCCGTGCAAAGTGACCCGGCTGCCCGTAGTTGTAACACAGAAACAGATTGGGGCGCActcccggctgctgcacccagaccttctgctcgTTCTGCTGGGGAGCAGGAGGCCTGACTATCCCCAGTGGCTGagtgtactgagggggcctgtattcccactgctgctgtggctgatGCTGAAAGGGGGCTTgctgtgggcccgactgcaccagACGAAACCTCTGAGGGGCACTACTAGAAGATCCCGCTGCCGGCAACTTCCTCTTCTTTTCTGCCTTGTGAGCTAGGTGGGCGTCCTCCTgtatgatagccccattgactagctcactgaaacTGTCAGACTTGACTATTGCCAAGTGATCCTGGAGCTTACTACTGAGCCCTTGCCTGAAGcaagcctgcttcttctcatcggtgTCTACATGGTACCCCGCATACTGTGCCAGTGTGTTGAAGTCCTGGaaatactgtagcacactgttatTGCCCTGCTTCAGGGCTAAGAACTCAGTGAGCTTCCTCCTAATCACCCCCGCTGGAATGTGATGTGCCTTGAAGGCTTCCTTGAACTGTGCCCAAGTGAACCGGGTGTCCGCGGGAAACATTACCACATGATTCTCCCATCATGTGCGCGCGGGACCCCTCAGCTGCTGGGCTGCCAATCCTGCTTTATCGCCATCATTGTATGGGTGCAGGgtaaacttggactcgatgaTCCGAAGTCAATTGTCCGCCTCCagtggctcatccgctttatggaACAGCGGTGGCTGAGTGGCCAAAAACTCCGGATATCCAGGAGCAGGTGGCTGGTGGTGATGCTCAGGCCGCGGCGCTCTGCCCTGCGCCACAAGCTCACGGAGGAGTGTCGTCTGCTCATCGCGCCCAGTGAGCATGGCCGCGATGGCCTGGGCCAACTTAGGAGGGTTCTGTGGTTCTCTCATTCTGCATTCATCCATGATCGGGTCAGTTACATTTTTTTCTGATTACTAAAAAAATCTTGACTGCAACTAATATCCGAATCATGGAAGAAATCGTCGAAAATCAATTATTTGAATACAACTTAGGGGTCTCTGTCTGtgctcaaccggtcagaccggtgcaaccgactggtcagaccggtctgcatggcTCTGCATGGGCTCTACGTAGatcaactggtcagaccggtggtcaagaccggtcagaccggtccccagcAGAAATAAACTTCTAAGTCCAAACTGTGCACCAACCCCATAATTCAGAACATTTACTGCAATTTGAAAATCATGATGCCACGATGCATGATATAATACATGAACTCCCGTGCCAAACTTTCACATGCAACCAAAAATTTAAATGCCATGATGCGTGATGCATGAGCGTCCTACGTTAACCTCTTGACCAAAACTGAAACCCTACTTACGACTCTAGCACTTAATATATATCTAGGGCTTACTTCGCATAATTCCCACCCATACTACTTAACTACTTCTCACCCTAAGTCAGAATTTCATTTTTAGTttgtaataataaaaaaattaatcatGCTCGTACCATCCCCAGtgtgtttcggctctgataccagctgcgACGGAACCGCAAATTaaatctctaattaagcgtaatggctgtcatttgaacacatcgggcgtattagcttaacggcttaatttggcgatcctttctcaacccatggCCCGATTGAAACATCACCGGTAGTcgcacgcgaaggtgggcgcagatggtacaagcacggcatattacttgaaaatataaaCTCCATGAAAACGAAAcaataagttttacaaaccgagttcaattATATAcaattaatttacaaaactcTACAATAGATGGTCTGAAGTTCGAAAATCAAAAGGTCCTACATCTATTCTATCTATCACCAGTTCTGATCCTTCtcgaccggtcggaccagttcacccaaccggtcggaccggtcggcaccattctgccgcctccaccggtcagaccggtcccacgggccggtcagaccggtctgtgcaaaACAGATAGGCTGAACACTCTGCCCTCGAGTGTGCAACCCGACAATCCCCAaacctaagggtctcgctccaccacctcccagcCCTCtacatcccggcggatgaacttgacacagcaggggcagagGTCGACGTCCGGCTGCCCTGaaataataattgtggcaacaaaccttgagtatactaatactcagcaaagcttacccgaccagtgggtataacctagcccacatacctagacatgcacagcACTTGGCTGGTGGCTTGTTCTGCAGAAATAGCAACTAGaggtgtatccttactttcaatgttttagccgcATATTTTATACAGATAGACTCACACTAATATTTGCCTATCTACACACGCATGTTGGAGCATCCAATTAAGATTCAGAATAGTATCCATTTTTATATCTCTATTATCCTAACTCATTCGCTACGAgatggcaaagagatcaaggccctcatatccgcgagacacggcgaatcgatctgatttaaccttgcaaggtggacctaaacaacacggcacgcaaaagccccgtcggaccccacgcaccaaccttttcCCTCCcagcctcgaactacaggaaccagcccaacgacatatgatcagccgagctcaacgtgagaccaccaaaagtaaacatatgcatcccaaatctccgcgactactcaactcgccccaggagttgggtgcgggttcctgtactttcgaagcaaagcagtactcggcttaccggtttcgactacctcctactcccggcatgcggttagtacaattcaatccccgatcagcactgccacaacgactgGTTCTTAACCGAcacggacggggctaagacacccagcaaccctgtcctgctgccaaacctaataccatcatccccgcccggtctcacatctccctatccatttcaatccatttctcaaatactgaagtataaagataatgtatctcgcgagtaaccggcaattactcggcttctaaaatttcctgtgtctcgcgagtgacacgaagtcacccgacttctaccggacttaTTTAGCCTGGCACCGCTATCGACCTAGACATACTAGTAAAAACTCAAGGAAACATAGGGATTatgcagctagggttccaatcaattcctaatacgtaatgcacaagtaatagataaaacatatacatagtgaatcataatttaaaataatagggcatgcaccggggcttgccttgcgtctgctgctcagtaCTAGGGTGAGATGGGCCTTGGGCCAACTCCCCACGGTCCTCCttctgcggggcttgcccctgtggcccctgtggctccgcaaccacctcgtacacgacctcctccgccgcggccgctacacgtgtgcatatgcatatgatatgagggaatgcatgcatgatttgcaAAAATTATAATTAACCCAATACCCAAAACAATTTCTGACTGATTACACTAACTACCCCAGACTGAACCCATTCTGTCActgccacaccggtcagaccggtgcccccagaccggtcagaccggttcttgaTACTCAGCcacgccaccggtcagaccgatcacttcgaccggtcagaccggtcctacccagatCACAAGCTGGAGTCCATGTCGCGGTTAAACTAGTCCACCAAATTCCAAATACTTGGCAGACCTAGGTTCAGGGATGCATAAAGATGATCTTGACCAAAGAAAATCGACGAAAACCCTCTAAAAGATGGATTTACCCAACCCTAGGTGATATACCTTATATGAGTACACTAGCCTTCAAACTCTCATTCCCTTCTAGGCTTTAGTTCATGGATCTAACTAGAGGTATTTGACCAAAGGGATTCACTCATAACCACCTAGAAAAGGAGATCAACTCAACTCTAATTTATTTACCTTGAAAGGGCTCCTCCCCCACGAAGAACTTGGATTCCACCTCACCCCGGGAAGGAGTTCATGCCAGGGACGATCCTTGACTCCGATTTGAAACTTCCCACGCCTTGGATTTGATTTGGGGTGAGGGATTTGAGAGGGAGGGTttgggagagaggggagggcacgggagagtgagggagaggaaGCTGGgcgagagagagtgtgtgtgctGTTGTGAGAGTGAGTGAGATATTTAAATGATGTGAGTTCCAAAACCACCAACTCgagctcgaccggtcagaccggtagcatAGAcccgtcagaccggtccgggctgAATTGGGCAGAATTTGCTATAAAGTTTCCCTCCAGTAGTTTGTGGCGCTAATGACCGTAATTAGCCTTAATGACAGgtaattaacaccaaatgtgttacacgaggccgcgcgcgccggcctcgCCCGGGTGCAGGCCACCTTGCTCGTCCGCCTGCCATTGTTTATTCCCGGGGCCTCCTGCCCCCACGCCCGATCGCGCGTGCGCGCGGCACCCGCGCGCGTGCCATGCCGCCCCGCACGGCGCGCCTGATCCGTCATCCGAGCCGCCGCCCGAGCGCCGTCGGGATCCGCGGCCGCGAATTTCTTATGCGCCCCGAGACCGGCCGGCCATCCCGATGCGACCGtgcccgtgggggggggggggggggtctgggTCTCGATCGATCACGCGGCCGGAGGGTGAGGGTGCCGGACACGAGCACCGGCCGGATCGCCAATATGAAACTGgcctcccgccgccgtggcAAGGGCGGCGCTCGATCAGGTTCAGTGGCTGCCGCGCCGGGTGACCGGGCTCCAGCTCAcatcccgccgcgcgccgcagcgAGGGAGCAACGTGCGACGACGACTAGTTTACACGTTCATGTCCGATACATGCACGCACAAACACACATGGTTGATTGTTGTGTGCGGGGCTCCAACTCCTCGGCGCGATCGagccggagcgcggcggcgacggagtgCATGCACGTAAAGCGACCGCCGACCAGCGGCAGCGGTCGCATCTGTTCCAGGCTCTGCGTTCGGCGTACCGTCCCCCGACCGGAGAAGATTCGCTGCAGGGCGGACGGCAACGGCAAGCTGGACAGCGGACGGGGTGGCGGCAGGTTCATGCACGAGCCGTCGAGCTGTGTACCCGCCTAGAGTTTGGAGGACGgcggcccccgcgcgccggaCCAACCCAGACCGGGCGTGCGCTCGCCCCAGGCTACTTGGCGCTAGCACGTCCTCGCCGGCCGGCGTCGCGACCTCTAGCTTGGCATCGCATGGCCGCCACCGGTGGAAACCGACGCGCTACGGGCTTGGGGATCGATGTTCCTGGTCCTGCGCCTGTACCTGCGTGCTTGCTGGGCACGGAGGCAGGCGAAGGACGACGGCGACGGGATCGAAAAAACCGGCGAGCTAGCTTCGGACGCTCGGGCAGCTTGCTGCGCACATCCGGTGCGGCAGACACCCTGCCGAGCACTGACGGCCCCTGTATGTAGCGAAAATTTCGGCACAGAAAAACAGTATTAAAAAGTTACCACAAATTAAAAATTACTAGTCTATTAACCCGTGCTCCCTCACATGCTAGTTAgatatatctaataattatctatcttacACTCCAttaaccaattaaatattctaatataGTACTgtaaaaatacatatttattattatataattataataaatgtgataggtttagttactaatatttttttctcactttgcatcacacattcatatatgtttgatatgtatttaattgaacactttgtttgagctataTGAACAATATGAAAATTGGTATTATTATCTCTTCTcctatacatgaatatatggtgacacattatggttagtatttttatataaaaaataacataaatagtatattaataatgatagaaatagtaatttagaatttatattgatgtgcttcaagattttattataataatatagtTTTGATTCAGATTCTgggtttattttaactttttattatgttatcattggataatagatataaaaatttagggggttatttgatattattttataatggcataagtgggtaatttacatgaagtttaaggggttactttagattatttttataatggcagagtgagtaatttagatacatgtttaggggttactttagtctatttttataatgataaatgtgggtaatttattagaaaaggaTAATAGATTCAgtggctattatgattagagttgccaaattgatggctggatgtttctgttttttgtgagaatttttaggatttttctatttttttagactatccacctaggattctaggtggcttcacctggaggcttcaaaaaaaacctccaattagtaatagtaagattttaCCCTCGCATCTGCAATTGTAAATACACCGAGCGTCATTTGCACGGAGTACGTACAATGACAGCGCCCGGCCGGTGGCATCTGCAGCTAATTAACTCGCATCTGCAATTGTAAATACACCGAGCATCAGCTGCGTACGGAGTATGTACAATGACAGCGCCCGGCCGGTGGCATCTGCAGCTAATTAACTTAATAGGTGTTGTCAGCACGGCATAATTGAGCGACCGACGATTAGTATGTAGTACACTTGAACAGGTGCTTAAAATACGGTTGAGATTGAAAGATGATAAAACGCGAACAATACCTTTTCTCGACAGAAAATGTAGAGAACCGagagcatgcatgcatcatTGAGAGCAATGAAAGCGACGACGATTCACATGTCACTACTAGACTGTTTTTAAAAGTAATAGTATGCCACTAGACTGACTAGGCAACAAGGGAGGAGCAACGTATTCTATTGCAGCAGGGACGTAGACCACGTAACTGACGAACAGATGATGACGACGGAGGTGTAAACGACTCTGACTGATTAGTACCAGCACAGTAATTGCTCTTGATGAGAGGTGGATAGGAATTGGGCGACTTGAagcctccattccaaattacaattcgttttgatttttctaaatACATATATTTTATCATGAATTTAAATATACACTATATCTAGATACACAGTGAAAACTATATATGTATCCAAAAAGTCAAAATAAATTGTAATTTGGAATGGATGGAGTGGATGTATGGTCTTTAGCATGATTGAGCTAATCGCCTACACAACAAGTAGCTAGATGGGCGTTATGGTAGTGGGCTAGTGGCCAAACCATTCAAAAATCCTCGTGGCCTCAAGAGATTAATCTGATCGAGGCTATTAGCACGGCAACAAAGAACTTGTGATGTTAACGCGTCCATTTGAATATGGAAAGCCGTTGCATGTTCCTTGAACCCGCCCAGCAACATGGTCAGCATTCTCTGTAATATCCTGTCAATAAGTGCTCTGCCAGCCATCTAATCTAACCGATCAGTTGCCGGATTGATTAGCTAGCCTTTCTACAGCTATTCCTATCttttccaaaaagaaagaaagaaaagagttGATAGGTTTTTTTTCAGGTGCATGCAGGGACACTTGTTCTTCTTCGTCCCGGAGGTGGGGACACCTGTTGCAGAATCCTCCAATCGAGCTTTTAGTAAACAACAGATGTCAAGAACCATACATGCTGACTGATACAATTCGtcataaaaaaattatgttGACACGATGCAAATCATCAGTATTTTTAAAAGGAATAATATATACAttttgtgtttttcttgatgtgCCACACCACTGTTCACCAGGCAGTAGAACAAATCTCTAGCTGCCACTTTATCTGATATCTGCCTCTGACAGCCACAAAAACCTGGCCTCAGATAATATCCAAAATAGTACTGGCAAAGGAAAGGAGGCCGAGGAGTACCGGCCCAGGTCCAGGTGCATGCATCCAGCCCCCTCCTGGTGTCCTATATAAACTGCCCAAAGCTTGTTCAGTGCTCAGCAAGGCAGTACTGCCCAAACCACCTCTTTGGCAGTATCGCGCAGCGCTCACGCACGCACACTGCCTATCTGCTCggctgccaccgccaccgccaccgcttcATCAGCAGCAGTGGAAGCGATCGAGCGGCAAGAGCGGCGAGCACTCGGCCACCAGTCCAGTCCATGGCTCAGATGATCTCCACCATGCCCATGGTGGACGCCGCGCCAGCGGTGTCCGCCATTATGCCCAAGCTAGGGCAGGCCGCCTGCCTGGACGCGCCGGCCTCGGGCATCACCGTCGTGTCAAGGCAGCACGTGCGcccggacgccgcgtcggcgaTCGGCGACCTCACGCTCTCCGTCTCCGACCTGCCCATGCTGTCGTGCCACTACATCCAGAAGGGGCTCTTCTTCCCGGCCCCCGACCTGCCCATGTCCTCGCTCGTCTCGCTGCTCGCGTCCTCGCTGGCGcgggcgctcgccgccgtcccggccctcgccggccgcctcgtCACGCTGCCCGACGACCGCATCGTCATCCGCTGCAACGACGCCGGCGTCGACTTCCTCCACGCCGTCGCACCCGGCCTGTCGCTCGACGACTTTCTCGTCCCGGACGCCGACGTGCCCACCAAGCTGACGAAGGACCTGTTCCCTATGGACCGGACCGTGAGCTACGAAGGCCACCGGCGCCCGCTCACGTCGTTCCAGGTCACCGTGCTCGGTGACGGCGCCGTCTTCATCGGCATCGTCGCCAACCACGCCGTCGTGGATGGCACCTCCTTTTGGCACTTCTTCAACACCTGGGCCGCCATCTGCCGCGGCGAGTCGCCCAAGCTGCTGGACTTCCGCAGAAACTTCTTCGGCGACTCCACCGCCGTCCTCCGCTTCCCCGGCGGCGTCGGCCCGGCGGTGACCTTCGACGTGGACGCGCCTCTCCGGGAGCGCGTCTTTCACTTCAGCGCCGACGCGATTCGCGAGATGAAGGCAATTGCCAACCGCCGCCCGAGCGGTGGCCACGACGCCGAGGTCTACGGCAAGATGGCGCAGGACCCGAAGAATCCCGGCGAGATCTCGTCGTTCCAGTCGCTGTGCGCGCAGATATGGCTGGCGGTGACGCGCGCCCGGAAACGCCTGGCGCCCGACGCGACGACCACGTTCCGAATGGCGGTGAACTGCCGGCACCGGCTGCGCCCGGCCATCTCCCCTGTTTACTTTGGCAACGCCATCCAGAGCGCGGTGACGACGGCGACGGTGTCCGAGCTGGCGCGGCACGACCTGCGGTGGGCGGCGGGCAAGCTGAACGCGAGCCTCGCGGTGTACGGCGACGGCGCGatccggcgcgcggcggcggcgtggcaggcCAAGCCCGGGTGCTTCCCGCTGGGCAACCCCGACGGGTCGGTGATCACGATGGGGAGCTCGAACCGGTTCCCGATGTACGACGGCAACGACTTCGGGTGGGGGCGGCCCCTCGCGGTGCGGAGCGGGCGCGCCAACAAGTTCGACGGCAAGATGTCGGCGTTCCCCGGGCGCCCCGGCGACGGCAGCGTGGACATCGAGGTGTGCTTGCCACCGGAGACCATGGCGGCGCTGCTCCGCGACGCTGAGTTCAT contains:
- the LOC120708697 gene encoding uncharacterized acetyltransferase At3g50280-like, yielding MAQMISTMPMVDAAPAVSAIMPKLGQAACLDAPASGITVVSRQHVRPDAASAIGDLTLSVSDLPMLSCHYIQKGLFFPAPDLPMSSLVSLLASSLARALAAVPALAGRLVTLPDDRIVIRCNDAGVDFLHAVAPGLSLDDFLVPDADVPTKLTKDLFPMDRTVSYEGHRRPLTSFQVTVLGDGAVFIGIVANHAVVDGTSFWHFFNTWAAICRGESPKLLDFRRNFFGDSTAVLRFPGGVGPAVTFDVDAPLRERVFHFSADAIREMKAIANRRPSGGHDAEVYGKMAQDPKNPGEISSFQSLCAQIWLAVTRARKRLAPDATTTFRMAVNCRHRLRPAISPVYFGNAIQSAVTTATVSELARHDLRWAAGKLNASLAVYGDGAIRRAAAAWQAKPGCFPLGNPDGSVITMGSSNRFPMYDGNDFGWGRPLAVRSGRANKFDGKMSAFPGRPGDGSVDIEVCLPPETMAALLRDAEFMQYVSWASHLS